From the Lycium ferocissimum isolate CSIRO_LF1 unplaced genomic scaffold, AGI_CSIRO_Lferr_CH_V1 ctg653, whole genome shotgun sequence genome, one window contains:
- the LOC132045353 gene encoding heavy metal-associated isoprenylated plant protein 28-like — translation MNMETVELKVEMVGIHEKRLRKCLSKLKGIEKVEVDGNGQKVVVTGYAHRNRILKAIRRGGLKAEFWSAQNELLQAYAASASHSSFRFNNFSFF, via the exons ATGAACATGGAG ACAGTTGAATTGAAGGTAGAGATGGTAGGAATACATGAGAAAAGACTGCGCAAATGCCTGTCAAAATTAAAAG GAATAGAGAAAGTGGAAGTGGATGGGAACGGTCAAAAAGTGGTGGTGACAGGGTATGCACACAGGAACAGAATACTAAAAGCAATAAGGAGGGGCGGTCTAAAAGCAGAATTCTGGTCTGCTCAAAATGAGCTCCTTCAAGCTTACGCTGCATCTGCTTCTCACTCTTCTTTCAGATTTAAcaacttctccttcttctag
- the LOC132045347 gene encoding uncharacterized protein LOC132045347, with protein MHLSEEEGIENNSFVVTGGLGFVGSALCIELVRRGARLVKAFDLRTHSPFSPLLLHHGVHLIQGDITDKQDVQKALRGADCVFHLASYGMSGKEMLQYSRVDEVNINGTCHIIDACLDHRIKRLVYVSTPNVVYGGKEIVNGNESLPYFPIDDHADPYGRSKSIAEQLVLKSNGRPFNKKNGKCLYTCAIRPAAIYGPGEERHLPRIITLAKLGLLPFKIGSPNVKSDWVYMDNLVLALLLASMGLLDDIPGREGHPIAAGQPYFISDGSPINSFEFLRPLLKSLDYDLPKTSLAASHALLLGKLFWAFYSFLYPWLNCRWLPQPLILPAEVYKVGVTHYFSFLKAKEELGYVPMVSYKEGMAATIAYWQERKRRSLDGPTIWAWLFCVIGMSSLFAAAYLPDYGPIPFIRAVHLFFFPSMLVLKLMFVLAAAAHLGEGIYAWNLAKRIDPANARGWFWQTFALGFFSLRLLLKRAKK; from the exons ATGCATCTGAGTGAGGAGGAAGGGATAGAGAATAATAGTTTCGTGGTGACAGGTGGACTTGGCTTTGTAGGGTCGGCGCTTTGTATTGAGCTTGTTAGAAGAGGTGCTCGTCTTGTTAAAGCCTTTGATCTTCGTACCCATTCTCCTTTCTCCCCTCTACTCCTTCATCACGGTGTTCATCTCATCCAAG GGGATATAACAGACAAACAAGATGTTCAGAAAGCACTACGAGGAGCAGATTGTGTTTTCCATCTTGCTTCCTATGGCATGTCGGGGAAAGAAATGCTCCAATATAGTCGTGTTGATGAGGTTAATATAAATGGAACCTGCCACATTATTGATGCTTGCCTTGACCATCGGATTAAGAGGCTTGTTTATGTGAGCACACCTAATGTTGTTTATGGTGGCAAGGAAATTGTTAATGGCAATGAAAGCCTACCTTATTTCCCTATAGATGACCATGCTGATCCATATGGACGCAGCAAATCCATTGCCGAACAATTAGTCCTAAAGAGCAATGGTCGTCCCTTCAA TAAGAAGAATGGGAAATGCCTTTATACATGCGCAATTCGTCCAGCTGCTATTTATGGGCCAGGTGAAGAAAGGCACCTGCCGAGGATCATAACTCTTGCAAAGTTAGGTCTGCTTCCCTTTAAAATAGGTTCACCAAATGTGAAATCAGATTGGGTGTACATGGACAATCTTGTATTGGCGCTTTTATTGGCTAGCATGGGACTTTTGGATGACATCCCTGGTAGAGAAGGGCATCCAATTGCTGCTGGTCAGCCTTATTTTATATCAGATG GTTCTCCCATCAACAGTTTTGAGTTCCTTCGCCCTTTACTGAAAAGCCTGGATTATGACCTACCAAAGACATCACTAGCTGCCTCTCATGCTCTTCTTCTGGGAAAACTTTTCTGGGCTTTCTACTCCTTCCTGTATCCCTGGTTAAATTGTAGGTGGCTTCCTCAACCTCTGATCCTTCCTGCTGAAGTTTATAAG GTTGGTGTCACTCATTACTTCTCATTCCTAAAAGCAAAGGAGGAGCTTGGATACGTCCCAATGGTGAGTTATAAGGAGGGCATGGCTGCAACCATCGCATATtggcaagaaagaaaaaggaggagtTTGGATGGACCTACAATATGGGCATGGCTGTTTTGTGTGATTGGAATGTCATCATTGTTTGCTGCTGCATACCTGCCCGATTATGGACCCATTCCCTTTATTAGAGCAGTTCACCTCTTCTTCTTTCCCTCTATGTTGGTATTGAAATTAATGTTTGTTCTAGCGGCTGCTGCACATTTAGGTGAAGGTATATATGCATGGAATCTTGCAAAAAGAATAGATCCTGCAAATGCAAGAGGGTGGTTTTGGCAAACATTTGCTTTGGGTTTTTTCTCCCTACGATTACTACTGAAGAGAGCTAAAAAGTAG
- the LOC132045358 gene encoding AT-hook motif nuclear-localized protein 7-like, whose translation MVVLPCFDLQTDIESNNIVIAPENAFNIAEKLVKFTMHSTRTVTVISATGNLSRVTLEKPRTCGEKTKHEGLFRVMSLNGSFMWEDGWIGGLDLMTFSADGSIVVGSVAGELIAADQVQVIVASVTLDGKEDSKSKPDEVSPAPVKANPGEVSEVNSQPLHDTTMC comes from the exons ATGGTAGTTCTTCCATGTTTTGATTTACAGACTGATATTGAGTCCAATAACATTGTGATTGCACCAGAAAATGCTTTT AACATAGCAGAAAAATTAGTGAAATTCACTATGCATAGTACAAGAACTGTTACTGTCATATCTGCGACTGGTAACTTATCCAGAGTGACACTTGAGAAACCTCGAACATGTGGCGAAAAGACAAAACATGAG GGACTGTTTCGTGTAATGTCTCTAAATGGTTCATTCATGTGGGAAGATGGATGGATAGGTGGATTAGACCTAATGACTTTCTCTGCAGATGGATCAATTGTAGTAGGTTCTGTGGCGGGTGAACTAATTGCGGCAGATCAAGTCCAG GTTATTGTTGCCAGTGTCACTCTAGATGGTAAAGAAGATTCCAAGTCAAAGCCTGACGAAGTGTCGCCTGCACCAGTGAAGGCCAATCCTGGCGAAGTGAGTGAAGTCAACAGCCAACCGTTACATGACACTACAATGTGCTGA